The Methanoregula boonei 6A8 genome has a window encoding:
- the cca gene encoding CCA tRNA nucleotidyltransferase, translated as MSGRLPFEEQLLSGQLRPSAEEREYIAGVARRLLDAINASGKATGMVVGSIARNTWVKGDRDLDVFLLFSPEMPREALETEGLALARSIARAFTPMFHEKYAEHPYINANVEGIDVDLVPCYNVASAEHIQSAVDRTPFHTRYITDKINGLTDDVLLLKQFAKAGGIYGSDQMTEGFSGYLCELLVLHYGGFAPLLAAAAEWRPPVIIDIGKHAAKKFDEPLVVIDPVDPRRNVAAAVSLDRMAEFVELARGYRDAPSEEFFRIRKEYPCCPADLAALLASRGTSLYAVTFATPPFIEEIVVPQLKRSTGAISDLLDRSGFAVHHAHYRMGPGRCMLLFELIIDELPPIRRHEGPPVWNRVNAEKFREKYRTSPLPGPFIENGRYVTEVPREFTRAGDLISSPAILSVGTGRHVRESLGKDWCVLEGADCWQEEFSGFIATFFSRRSPLVRIERDRPGRE; from the coding sequence GTGAGCGGCCGGCTCCCGTTTGAGGAACAGCTCCTTTCCGGGCAGCTCCGCCCTTCCGCAGAGGAGCGCGAGTACATTGCCGGGGTTGCGCGCCGGCTGCTTGATGCGATCAATGCGAGCGGGAAAGCAACAGGGATGGTGGTCGGCTCGATTGCCCGGAACACCTGGGTAAAAGGCGACCGCGACCTCGATGTCTTCCTGCTCTTTTCCCCGGAGATGCCCCGCGAGGCACTCGAAACCGAGGGTCTTGCGCTTGCCCGGAGCATCGCACGGGCGTTTACTCCCATGTTCCACGAGAAGTACGCCGAACACCCGTACATCAATGCAAACGTTGAGGGGATCGATGTGGATCTCGTGCCCTGCTACAACGTGGCAAGCGCTGAACATATCCAGAGCGCGGTGGACCGGACACCATTCCATACCCGGTACATCACGGACAAGATCAACGGCCTGACCGACGATGTGCTCCTCTTAAAACAGTTCGCAAAGGCCGGGGGGATCTATGGGTCCGACCAGATGACCGAAGGTTTCTCGGGCTATCTTTGCGAGCTTCTCGTCCTCCATTACGGCGGGTTTGCCCCGCTCCTTGCCGCGGCAGCAGAGTGGCGACCGCCGGTGATTATCGATATCGGGAAGCATGCGGCAAAGAAATTCGATGAGCCGCTTGTGGTAATTGACCCGGTGGATCCCCGGCGCAACGTAGCAGCGGCGGTCTCGCTTGACCGGATGGCAGAGTTCGTGGAGCTAGCCCGGGGCTACCGCGATGCACCTTCGGAGGAATTTTTCCGTATCCGAAAGGAATACCCGTGCTGCCCGGCCGATCTTGCGGCACTGCTTGCCTCGCGGGGCACCTCGCTTTATGCGGTCACGTTTGCCACCCCACCGTTCATTGAGGAGATCGTGGTGCCCCAGCTCAAGCGGAGCACGGGAGCAATATCGGATCTCCTGGACCGGAGCGGTTTTGCCGTACACCACGCCCATTACCGGATGGGGCCGGGGCGGTGCATGCTCCTCTTCGAGCTCATAATTGATGAGCTTCCGCCCATCCGCCGCCACGAAGGACCGCCGGTCTGGAACCGGGTAAACGCGGAGAAGTTCCGGGAGAAGTACCGCACTTCGCCCCTGCCCGGGCCGTTTATCGAGAACGGGCGGTACGTGACCGAGGTGCCCCGGGAATTTACCCGGGCCGGGGATCTCATAAGCTCACCTGCCATTCTCTCCGTGGGAACCGGCCGGCACGTGCGGGAGTCGCTCGGGAAAGACTGGTGCGTGCTTGAGGGCGCCGATTGCTGGCAGGAAGAGTTCTCCGGGTTTATTGCCACGTTCTTTTCCCGGCGATCGCCGCTTGTCAGGATCGAGCGGGACAGGCCGGGCCGGGAATAA
- a CDS encoding mechanosensitive ion channel family protein — translation MAPVTDTFFSGTYHNLATYVPGIIGALVVLILGWIVGRLLGKAARIILDKIGEQHVVEEGADLASIRGSMKSAGLTLGYIGDITVRIVVYLIALLAAVNILNLDYLSQLMMEIVNYIPHVVVFVIILVAGFLLIDAFIDFLNRYYAQKDVEFIRPVLVLLRVFLYFITVILALSQLELDLTIIYTFVTPVAWGIGLGLGAAIAIIVGFGLKDRSGEIMDQVLSGILKK, via the coding sequence ATGGCTCCTGTAACGGATACATTCTTTAGTGGTACTTACCATAATCTGGCGACGTATGTCCCTGGTATCATAGGTGCGCTCGTCGTCCTTATTCTCGGCTGGATTGTCGGCCGTCTCCTGGGCAAGGCTGCCCGGATTATTCTTGACAAGATCGGTGAACAACATGTCGTGGAAGAAGGGGCAGACCTTGCTTCGATCCGCGGCTCTATGAAAAGTGCCGGGCTGACGCTGGGATATATCGGCGATATTACGGTCCGTATCGTAGTATACCTGATAGCGCTTCTTGCAGCAGTTAATATTCTGAACCTGGATTACCTGTCCCAGCTGATGATGGAGATTGTCAATTACATCCCGCACGTGGTTGTCTTTGTCATTATTCTGGTGGCCGGCTTCCTCTTAATTGACGCGTTTATCGATTTCCTTAACCGGTATTATGCCCAGAAGGATGTCGAGTTTATCAGGCCCGTCCTGGTCCTTCTCCGGGTCTTTTTGTATTTTATCACGGTAATTCTCGCCCTCTCGCAGCTGGAACTCGACCTCACTATCATCTATACGTTTGTTACCCCGGTCGCATGGGGTATTGGCCTTGGCCTTGGCGCCGCGATTGCGATCATCGTCGGGTTTGGTCTCAAGGATCGCAGCGGGGAGATCATGGACCAGGTACTTTCGGGCATCTTAAAAAAGTAA
- a CDS encoding superoxide dismutase yields the protein MTSEKLYTLPKLPYDYAALEPYISKAQLTLHHTKHHQAYVTGANAIFEKLDKARKEKTDLDQKATLKELSFHIGGFRLHDIFWENLAPAGKGGGGQPEGELAKAIDAEFGSFEWFKKEFTAAASSVEGSGWAVLTASTTTPRLLINQIEKHNVNVYPGFRILLVLDVWEHAYYLDYKNDRAKYIEAFWNLTNWDAVNKQFITHLKK from the coding sequence ATGACCAGCGAAAAACTCTATACCCTCCCGAAGCTGCCGTACGATTATGCGGCGCTCGAACCCTACATCTCAAAAGCACAGCTCACCCTGCACCATACCAAACATCACCAGGCGTACGTGACCGGTGCAAACGCGATCTTCGAGAAACTGGACAAGGCACGAAAAGAGAAAACTGACCTTGACCAGAAGGCAACCTTAAAGGAGCTCTCGTTCCATATCGGGGGCTTCCGGCTCCATGACATCTTCTGGGAGAACCTTGCCCCGGCCGGTAAGGGCGGTGGCGGCCAGCCAGAAGGGGAACTTGCCAAAGCCATAGATGCGGAATTCGGATCGTTTGAATGGTTCAAAAAGGAGTTTACCGCAGCGGCATCGAGCGTGGAAGGCTCGGGCTGGGCGGTACTGACGGCAAGTACAACCACCCCTCGGCTCCTGATCAACCAGATCGAGAAGCACAACGTGAACGTATACCCGGGCTTCCGGATCCTGCTTGTGCTCGATGTCTGGGAGCACGCGTATTATCTGGATTACAAGAACGACCGGGCTAAGTACATCGAGGCGTTCTGGAACCTCACAAACTGGGATGCGGTAAACAAGCAGTTCATCACGCACCTTAAGAAATAA
- the thpR gene encoding RNA 2',3'-cyclic phosphodiesterase, whose protein sequence is MHTVMVRAFVAFEISEEMRELLRAAQDTFKKSSSRLTFVDPPLIHITVKFLGEVDERKIPLVISALNTIKAVPFAAKGSRITVNNFKSPHTVWCAIDDAGKGREVFGAVESVLAPLGFARETRAFTPHATLARVKVANPALFRCLEEVKTAPCGSCMVAGLKLKKSTLTPNGPVYEDIAEVAW, encoded by the coding sequence ATGCATACAGTCATGGTCAGGGCGTTTGTGGCATTCGAGATATCAGAGGAGATGCGGGAGCTCCTGAGAGCAGCGCAGGATACGTTCAAAAAGAGTTCATCACGGCTCACATTTGTCGATCCCCCGCTCATCCATATCACGGTCAAGTTCCTTGGCGAAGTAGACGAGCGTAAGATCCCGCTGGTCATCAGTGCCTTAAATACTATAAAGGCCGTGCCGTTTGCCGCAAAAGGCAGCCGGATCACGGTCAACAATTTCAAAAGCCCGCATACAGTCTGGTGCGCAATCGACGATGCCGGGAAGGGCCGCGAGGTCTTTGGCGCTGTCGAAAGCGTTCTTGCGCCGCTCGGGTTTGCCCGCGAGACCCGGGCGTTTACCCCCCATGCAACGCTCGCCCGGGTCAAAGTGGCAAACCCGGCACTTTTCCGGTGCCTGGAGGAAGTGAAGACCGCCCCCTGCGGCAGCTGCATGGTTGCCGGTCTCAAGCTTAAGAAGAGCACGCTCACTCCCAACGGACCGGTGTACGAGGATATTGCAGAGGTGGCCTGGTGA
- the nrdD gene encoding anaerobic ribonucleoside-triphosphate reductase has product MPARRETRQLTFGGGFSPALPPVRTTDGHIVDWDRNRIAEQIKKETKLVESFYGYEGADDATAQEIAREVEQRILALGLKSLSGPLIREIMNITLLEKGMVQYRNVCTRVGTPVYDAHQIDVGKGFEAHDNANLQENAETSHKKKADKISKEQYLLQLPPELADHHLCGEMHIHDLEYFGTRPFCQDWDLRYFFYYGLMPDGNGTKASVAGPAKRAEVAILHAVKALGSAQTNFAGGQGYYNFLTFLAPYMEGMSYDEIKQNMQMFVYEMTQMMVARGGQLVFSSVQLSPGVPTLWQDKPCVFKGKIWDGKEAPRRTYGEFEREVRLLFKALMDVMIEGDYWGKPFNFPKPEISIEPDFTKEREEFNRNHPDLPTFRDLYLMTFELASKFGTPYYDNQLPAYRGAGKGISCYQCCAYQFSTVADKDSEFDKKLLFEGGRHFSMGSWQVVSVNCPRAAYNAEGKDERLFAELRALMDVAVELFKIKRRWMNNIRASGRMPFAMQRPKDPNTGDRGAIAVDLEGLVYTIGVVGVNEMVQHHTGQQVHESKAAFKLAIRAMTEMELYARKLSAKNNMTIALARTPAETTGQRFAVADLIDKRYHDMAAKVIKGDLDYALNNLGKTRDLPIYYTNGTHVAPGANVPLTKRMEIEHVFFPIVDGGNIFHIWLGEARPDPRGLMDMAMNLCRNTQIGYFAFTRDLTVPLRQFREFRPEKRAEGSWMPPADVPAKA; this is encoded by the coding sequence ATGCCGGCCCGAAGGGAGACCCGGCAACTGACCTTTGGTGGCGGCTTTTCCCCGGCCCTGCCCCCGGTCCGCACAACCGACGGCCACATCGTTGACTGGGACCGGAACCGGATCGCCGAGCAGATCAAAAAGGAAACAAAACTTGTCGAGTCTTTTTACGGGTACGAGGGCGCAGACGACGCAACCGCACAGGAGATCGCAAGGGAGGTCGAGCAGCGCATCCTTGCGCTCGGCCTCAAGTCACTCTCGGGCCCGCTCATCCGGGAGATCATGAATATCACGCTCCTCGAAAAAGGCATGGTGCAGTACCGTAACGTCTGCACCCGGGTGGGAACACCTGTCTACGATGCGCACCAGATCGATGTGGGCAAGGGCTTTGAGGCCCACGACAACGCGAACCTCCAGGAGAATGCCGAGACCAGCCACAAGAAAAAGGCGGACAAGATCTCTAAAGAACAGTACCTGCTCCAGCTCCCCCCGGAGCTTGCCGACCATCACCTGTGCGGTGAGATGCATATCCACGATCTCGAATACTTCGGCACCCGGCCGTTCTGCCAGGACTGGGACCTGAGGTATTTCTTTTATTATGGCCTCATGCCGGACGGGAACGGGACAAAGGCTTCTGTCGCCGGCCCGGCCAAACGTGCAGAGGTCGCAATCCTCCATGCGGTAAAAGCGCTCGGGAGCGCCCAGACCAATTTTGCCGGCGGGCAGGGTTACTACAACTTCCTCACGTTCCTCGCGCCCTACATGGAGGGCATGAGTTACGACGAGATCAAGCAGAACATGCAGATGTTTGTGTACGAGATGACCCAGATGATGGTGGCCCGGGGCGGCCAGCTCGTCTTCTCATCCGTCCAGCTCTCACCGGGCGTCCCGACGCTCTGGCAGGACAAGCCCTGCGTCTTTAAAGGAAAAATCTGGGACGGGAAAGAGGCCCCGCGCCGCACCTACGGAGAGTTTGAGCGGGAGGTCCGGCTGCTTTTCAAGGCGCTCATGGACGTAATGATCGAGGGCGATTACTGGGGAAAGCCGTTCAACTTCCCCAAACCCGAGATCTCCATTGAGCCGGACTTCACAAAAGAGCGCGAGGAGTTCAACCGGAACCACCCGGATCTCCCGACATTCCGCGATCTTTATCTCATGACATTTGAGCTTGCCTCCAAGTTCGGGACGCCGTACTACGACAACCAGCTCCCGGCGTACCGCGGCGCAGGCAAGGGGATCTCATGCTACCAGTGTTGCGCGTACCAGTTCTCCACAGTGGCAGACAAGGACTCGGAGTTTGACAAAAAACTCCTTTTCGAAGGTGGCCGGCATTTCTCGATGGGCTCGTGGCAGGTGGTCTCGGTCAACTGCCCGCGTGCAGCCTATAATGCGGAGGGGAAGGACGAACGGCTCTTTGCTGAACTTCGGGCGCTCATGGATGTGGCCGTCGAACTCTTCAAGATAAAACGCCGGTGGATGAATAATATCCGGGCGAGCGGGCGGATGCCGTTTGCCATGCAGCGGCCAAAGGACCCCAACACCGGTGATCGCGGGGCAATTGCCGTTGATCTCGAAGGTCTTGTGTACACGATCGGTGTCGTGGGGGTCAACGAAATGGTCCAGCACCACACAGGCCAGCAGGTCCACGAGTCAAAGGCGGCATTCAAACTTGCCATCCGCGCCATGACCGAGATGGAACTGTATGCAAGGAAACTCTCGGCAAAGAACAACATGACCATAGCCCTTGCCCGCACCCCGGCCGAGACAACCGGCCAGCGCTTTGCGGTCGCCGATCTCATTGATAAGCGGTACCACGACATGGCGGCAAAGGTGATCAAGGGCGACCTCGATTATGCACTCAATAACCTGGGAAAGACCCGCGACCTCCCGATTTACTACACGAACGGGACACACGTGGCACCGGGCGCCAATGTCCCGCTCACAAAAAGGATGGAGATCGAGCATGTCTTCTTCCCGATCGTGGACGGCGGAAACATCTTCCACATATGGCTCGGGGAGGCCCGGCCCGATCCGCGTGGGCTCATGGATATGGCCATGAACCTCTGCCGGAACACGCAGATCGGGTACTTCGCATTCACCCGGGATCTCACCGTGCCGCTCCGGCAGTTCCGTGAGTTCCGGCCGGAAAAGAGGGCGGAAGGATCGTGGATGCCACCGGCAGATGTGCCGGCAAAGGCATAA
- the guaB gene encoding IMP dehydrogenase codes for MFQNKLDVPLSLTFDDVLLEPRESWIEPAETDTRSRFSKNIGLNIPLVSSAMDTVTEAMMAIALAREGGIGVIHRNMTAEHEVQEVNVVKQAEELIERDVLFVEDTATVSDAEKLMNQYSIGGLPVVGKGKIIGIVSRRDVRAIVSRCGEESIRTIMTKKPITASEDITPEKALEVMYTNKVERLPVADKIGRLTGIITMQDILEKRQYPKATRDRKGNLRVAAAVGPFDFTRATLLDSHGADALVVDCAHGHNMKVVEAVKNIKGSVNAEVIAGNIATSSAAEALLDAGVDGIKVGIGPGSICTTRIVAGTGVPQITAIAQVADVASPAGVPVIADGGVRYSGDVAKALAAGADTVMMGSMFAGTDEAPGKVITIKGRRYKQYRGMGSLGVMSSGQSSDRYFQKKGIGATKFVPEGVEGVTPYVGPVGEVIYQMVGGLKSAMGYSGASTIAEMHTKARFVRITNAGMTESHPHNILITDEAPNYRLFE; via the coding sequence ATGTTTCAAAACAAACTGGATGTTCCCCTCTCTCTCACGTTCGATGATGTGCTGCTTGAACCCCGCGAATCATGGATCGAACCGGCCGAGACTGATACCAGGAGCCGGTTTTCCAAAAATATCGGGCTCAATATTCCGTTAGTCTCTTCCGCGATGGATACGGTGACCGAGGCGATGATGGCAATCGCGCTTGCCCGTGAAGGCGGGATCGGCGTGATCCACCGGAACATGACCGCCGAGCATGAGGTCCAGGAAGTCAATGTGGTCAAGCAGGCCGAGGAGCTCATCGAGCGCGACGTGCTTTTTGTGGAGGATACGGCCACGGTTTCCGATGCCGAGAAACTGATGAACCAGTACAGTATCGGTGGCCTTCCTGTTGTGGGGAAGGGGAAGATCATCGGGATTGTCTCACGCCGGGACGTGCGGGCAATCGTTTCCCGGTGCGGTGAAGAGAGCATCCGGACTATCATGACCAAAAAGCCGATCACGGCAAGCGAAGACATCACGCCAGAAAAAGCGCTTGAAGTGATGTACACAAACAAGGTCGAACGGCTGCCGGTAGCCGATAAAATCGGCCGGCTGACCGGGATTATTACCATGCAGGACATCCTGGAAAAGCGCCAGTACCCCAAGGCAACCCGGGACAGGAAAGGCAACCTGCGGGTTGCTGCCGCGGTCGGGCCCTTTGATTTTACCCGGGCAACCCTTCTTGATTCCCATGGTGCGGATGCGCTTGTCGTGGACTGCGCCCATGGCCATAATATGAAAGTGGTCGAGGCAGTCAAGAACATCAAGGGCAGCGTAAATGCCGAGGTGATTGCAGGAAACATCGCTACCAGTTCCGCGGCAGAGGCCCTGCTCGACGCCGGTGTTGATGGCATCAAGGTCGGGATCGGCCCGGGTTCGATCTGCACAACCCGGATCGTGGCGGGAACTGGTGTCCCCCAGATCACCGCGATTGCGCAGGTAGCCGATGTTGCGTCCCCGGCCGGCGTACCGGTGATTGCCGATGGCGGCGTGCGGTATTCGGGCGACGTGGCAAAAGCGCTTGCGGCCGGCGCAGACACCGTGATGATGGGGAGCATGTTTGCCGGCACCGACGAAGCGCCCGGCAAGGTGATCACTATCAAGGGCCGGCGTTACAAGCAGTACCGGGGCATGGGGTCGCTTGGGGTCATGAGCTCGGGCCAGTCCAGCGACCGGTACTTCCAGAAGAAGGGAATCGGGGCGACAAAGTTTGTGCCCGAAGGCGTGGAGGGCGTGACCCCGTATGTCGGGCCCGTGGGCGAAGTGATCTACCAGATGGTGGGGGGGCTTAAGTCCGCTATGGGTTATTCAGGGGCATCCACGATTGCCGAGATGCACACCAAGGCCCGGTTTGTCCGGATCACAAACGCCGGCATGACCGAGAGCCATCCGCACAATATCCTCATCACGGACGAGGCGCCGAATTACCGGCTCTTCGAGTAA
- a CDS encoding HisA/HisF-related TIM barrel protein gives MELVLALDLQHNMVVHGKSGQRATYKPLDWGLSPTAEPIGFVKATAPKFLYIADLDRIEGKGNHDALIRGCADLVERCYVDRGVQTPSDLLTGPHLKNIIGTETSLAKLSQYHGGYLSIDVMNGKVIPTGDSPESVLREARGWDFEGCILLNLGFVGTENGIGEGTGPLAAWRSAYPGRLLYGGGVASPADLDTIKNAGFDGAIIATALHKGAVPAEAIRRGTWS, from the coding sequence ATGGAACTGGTGCTCGCGCTGGATTTGCAGCATAATATGGTTGTACACGGAAAATCCGGGCAGCGTGCGACCTACAAACCGCTGGACTGGGGGCTTTCCCCGACGGCGGAACCGATCGGTTTTGTAAAAGCGACAGCACCGAAATTCCTCTATATCGCCGATCTCGACCGGATCGAAGGGAAAGGAAACCATGATGCCCTGATACGGGGCTGTGCCGATCTTGTCGAGCGCTGTTACGTGGATCGGGGAGTGCAGACACCGTCAGACCTGCTAACCGGCCCGCATCTCAAAAATATTATCGGCACCGAGACCAGTCTTGCCAAGCTCTCGCAGTACCACGGAGGGTACCTGAGCATTGATGTGATGAACGGGAAGGTGATCCCAACCGGAGATTCCCCCGAATCCGTGCTTCGGGAGGCACGCGGCTGGGATTTTGAGGGCTGCATTCTTCTCAATCTCGGATTTGTGGGAACGGAGAACGGTATTGGGGAAGGGACCGGGCCGCTTGCCGCATGGCGCTCCGCGTACCCGGGCCGGCTCCTGTATGGAGGCGGAGTTGCCTCACCTGCCGATCTTGATACGATAAAAAATGCCGGCTTTGACGGGGCCATTATCGCAACGGCACTTCACAAGGGGGCTGTGCCGGCCGAAGCAATCCGGAGGGGCACATGGTCCTAG
- a CDS encoding TetR/AcrR family transcriptional regulator, producing the protein MPRINAEYHRDAKRKIITATLDIARESGWSTVTLEAVARRVGVTKAALYTYFENSSSLTEEATFELIRKLWGRILADTEKENVGIRESIEHIAEILYSRGDPIAPLFLQALSAIIRDKQFREQVYRQYDEVLLALSRKLLERQRSGEISTMIDVYGAIRAINGLTLGLAFIYILSEEDPQEARVIWIDSVECILQLKPYQDSD; encoded by the coding sequence ATGCCACGAATCAATGCTGAATACCACCGCGACGCAAAAAGGAAAATTATTACAGCGACGCTTGATATCGCCCGTGAGAGCGGCTGGAGTACGGTGACGCTGGAGGCTGTTGCACGAAGGGTGGGCGTAACAAAAGCCGCACTGTATACCTACTTTGAGAACAGCAGTTCCCTAACAGAAGAGGCCACCTTCGAACTTATCCGGAAACTCTGGGGACGCATTCTCGCTGACACAGAAAAAGAGAACGTCGGGATCCGCGAATCGATTGAACATATCGCTGAGATCCTTTATTCCCGTGGCGATCCTATTGCACCGCTCTTTTTACAGGCGTTATCGGCAATTATCCGGGATAAGCAGTTCCGCGAGCAGGTATACCGGCAGTATGACGAAGTGCTTCTTGCTCTCTCCAGAAAACTTTTAGAGCGACAAAGATCGGGAGAGATCTCAACAATGATCGATGTGTACGGAGCAATCCGTGCTATTAACGGATTAACCCTGGGTCTTGCATTTATCTATATCCTGTCGGAGGAAGATCCGCAGGAAGCAAGAGTGATCTGGATAGACTCGGTGGAATGTATCCTGCAGTTAAAGCCTTATCAAGATTCGGATTGA
- a CDS encoding glutaredoxin family protein, with protein sequence MPESVPLIVYSLEMCPHCEMLKKFLKNKGYAYSEKDLSTAEALTELRVNGVFVNEAPVLQRGEDFYTTDDIFPAGSLDEKKLGAILSGA encoded by the coding sequence ATGCCGGAATCCGTACCCCTGATTGTCTATTCCCTTGAGATGTGCCCGCACTGCGAGATGCTCAAAAAATTCCTCAAAAACAAGGGATATGCGTATTCCGAAAAGGACCTCTCCACCGCAGAGGCCCTTACCGAGCTCCGGGTAAACGGCGTCTTTGTCAATGAAGCGCCGGTCCTCCAGCGCGGTGAGGACTTCTACACCACTGATGACATCTTCCCGGCAGGATCGCTTGACGAGAAAAAACTCGGTGCGATACTCTCGGGTGCATGA
- a CDS encoding (5-formylfuran-3-yl)methyl phosphate synthase, with the protein MQLLVSPSSISEAHSSVAADIIDVKKPSEGSLGANFPWVIREIKSFANKPVSAAIGDFPHKPGGAALAAYGAACAGADYVKIGLAFSGKDKAREVIEAVTKAVKDEFPEKFVVIAGYSDYERMGSISPFEIAPLAAACGADYAMVDTGIKDGRSTFSFMDETTLARFTKQNRELGIGTALAGSLVFADIDALKRINPEIIGVRGMVCGGDRNATIREDLVKTALARIH; encoded by the coding sequence ATGCAATTGTTGGTCAGCCCCAGCTCTATTTCCGAGGCTCACTCTTCTGTCGCTGCAGATATTATCGATGTCAAAAAACCCTCCGAGGGCTCGCTTGGTGCCAACTTTCCCTGGGTGATACGGGAGATCAAATCGTTTGCAAACAAACCCGTGAGTGCAGCGATTGGCGATTTCCCGCACAAACCGGGTGGCGCTGCACTTGCGGCATACGGGGCTGCCTGCGCAGGAGCTGACTATGTGAAGATCGGTCTTGCGTTTTCCGGGAAGGACAAGGCCCGCGAAGTGATCGAGGCAGTGACAAAAGCCGTAAAGGACGAGTTTCCCGAAAAATTCGTGGTAATTGCCGGGTATTCCGATTACGAACGGATGGGATCGATCTCCCCGTTCGAGATTGCCCCCCTTGCCGCCGCATGCGGAGCCGACTATGCCATGGTGGACACAGGGATAAAAGACGGGCGGAGCACCTTCTCCTTCATGGACGAGACAACCCTTGCACGGTTCACGAAACAAAACCGGGAGCTGGGGATTGGCACCGCTCTTGCCGGCTCGCTTGTCTTTGCCGACATCGACGCCCTCAAACGGATCAACCCGGAGATCATCGGCGTCCGGGGCATGGTCTGCGGCGGCGACCGGAACGCGACTATCCGGGAGGATCTCGTAAAGACCGCCCTTGCCCGGATCCATTAA
- a CDS encoding ArsR/SmtB family transcription factor codes for MEDLAEVARLLDILGNRNRRRIIGLLRQKPCFVTEISETLMISPKAVIEHLQLMEREEILSCQTDDRRRKYYYLANDILVDVSLRSLQSAMIGLDVEGKNMENERTRQAVVMLAKMVQAHDQLVTHLEQLNHDIDTKLADLARNHNDLFKSERELSVAIALSHEPLTPEELREATGYTQEELEPVVAEFVQRGIAGRTKNRIHLRGVHADQSQ; via the coding sequence ATGGAGGATCTCGCAGAAGTTGCCCGGTTGCTCGATATCCTCGGGAACCGGAACCGGCGGCGCATCATCGGCCTCCTGCGGCAGAAGCCCTGCTTTGTGACCGAGATATCGGAGACGCTGATGATCTCACCCAAAGCCGTCATCGAGCATCTTCAGCTCATGGAGCGTGAGGAGATCCTCTCCTGCCAGACAGATGACCGCCGGCGCAAGTACTACTACCTCGCAAATGACATTCTCGTGGATGTCTCCCTTCGCAGCCTGCAGAGCGCTATGATCGGGCTGGATGTGGAGGGAAAAAATATGGAAAACGAGCGGACACGTCAGGCGGTTGTCATGCTTGCAAAGATGGTCCAGGCCCACGACCAGCTCGTTACCCATCTTGAGCAGCTCAACCATGACATCGACACGAAACTGGCCGATCTTGCCCGCAACCATAATGATTTATTCAAAAGCGAACGAGAACTATCTGTGGCAATTGCCCTCTCCCACGAACCCCTGACTCCCGAAGAACTGCGGGAGGCCACCGGGTATACGCAAGAAGAGCTGGAGCCGGTGGTTGCAGAGTTCGTACAACGAGGAATTGCAGGAAGAACAAAGAACCGGATACACTTACGAGGAGTCCATGCAGACCAATCCCAATAA
- a CDS encoding KTSC domain-containing protein, with the protein MERLAVKSCILRSVGYDAAQKNMEIEFSSGLVFQYAGVPAKIYADLMSSDSVGKYFSEKVRNRFRARKIGA; encoded by the coding sequence GTGGAAAGACTTGCCGTTAAATCCTGTATTCTTCGCTCCGTGGGATATGATGCCGCGCAAAAAAACATGGAGATCGAATTTTCTTCGGGACTTGTCTTCCAGTATGCGGGTGTCCCTGCAAAAATCTACGCGGATCTCATGAGTTCTGATTCGGTTGGAAAATACTTTTCCGAGAAGGTCCGGAACCGGTTCCGGGCAAGAAAGATAGGGGCATAG